In Plutella xylostella chromosome 3, ilPluXylo3.1, whole genome shotgun sequence, the following proteins share a genomic window:
- the LOC105380035 gene encoding carboxypeptidase B isoform X1: protein MQRAPSEAAQECPPWSFAMEPWRTLLVLAVAAAAAATPLIDQLAPGQEWPARSSVGQPGDSINEDVKVEDVFSGSTNETAVEEVDEEAFAKAVITKEVDLTKDEITKVDYSGAQVWKIQTNKRSVVAVVGRLRRRNLVSTWGGNHTHMDILVKPNAVKNVTRAFKRENITYDVLIEDLQRRIDEENPPLDENELSLQDRRARAYNFWRYRASHRRLGLVGAIMGYNSLNLPMEYWPSANWGHKMTWKQYHRLEDIHQFMDYLAKTYPSIISVNSIGKSHEGRDLKVLRISDGKPTNKAVWIDGGIHAREWISPATVTYFINQFAENFDVESDDVKNIDWYILPVVNPDGYEFTHLGDRLWRKNRKPQGTTRVCFGADLNRNFGYRWGGKGSSNNPCSDIYRGSRAFSEPETKAVSDFINNSAVNFTAYLTYHSYGQYILYPWGYDSVVPPDYQQLDIVGKDVARAIQQTGGSEYSVGSSSGLLYPAAGGSDDWAKAKGIKYTYTIELSDTGRYGFILPVSYIEPVARESLAGLRVLAAAVNKA, encoded by the exons AATGGCCCGCTCGTTCGTCTGTTGGTCAGCCGGGAGATTCAATAAATGAAGACGTCAAAGTTGAGGACGTCTTCTCTGGATCTACAAATGAGACTGCAGTGGAAGAAGTGGATGAAGAGGCATTCGCTAAAGCCGTAATAACGAAGGAAGTAGATCTGACAAAGGATGAAATCACTAAAGTTGACTACAGCGGGGCCCAAGTCTGGAagatacaaacaaacaaacgaaGCGTAGTGGCTGTCGTAGGCAGATTGAGACGAAGAAACC tcGTGTCAACATGGGGCGGAAATCATACGCACATGGATATACTTGTTAAACCTAACGCGGTCAAAAATGTTACAAGAGCTTTCAAGCGGGAGAACATCACATACGATGTCCTAATTGAAGATTTACAGAGACGAATCGATGAAGAAAACCCGCCATTGGATGAGAATGAATTGTCCCTTCAAGACAGACGAG CTAGAGCTTACAATTTCTGGCGTTACAGGGCCTCTCACCGCCGCCTAGGCTTAGTAGGCGCTATCATGGGCTACAACTCCCTAAACCTACCCATGGAGTATTGGCCAAGTGCAAACTGGG GTCATAAAATGACGTGGAAGCAATACCACAGGCTGGAAGACATTCATCAATTCATGGACTACTTGGCGAAAACATACCCATCTATCATAAGCGTAAACAGCATTGGGAAATCCCACGAAGGGAGAGATTTAAAG gttTTACGTATATCAGATGGTAAGCCAACTAATAAAGCCGTGTGGATAGATGGAGGTATTCACGCTAGAGAATGGATAAGTCCTGCCACTGTCACTTATTTCATCAACCAGTTCGCCGAAAACTTCGACGTTGAGTCTGATGACGTCAAGAACATCGATTG GTACATTTTGCCAGTAGTTAACCCTGACGGCTATGAGTTTACTCATCTCGGTGATCGTCTATGGCGGAAGAACAGAAAACCACAGGGCACCACAAGGGTGTGTTTTGGCGCCGACCTCAACAGAAACTTTGG ataCCGATGGGGCGGCAAAGGTTCTTCAAACAACCCGTGCAGCGACATTTACCGCGGATCAAGAGCATTCTCAGAACCAGAAACCAAAGCTGTGTCT GATTTCATCAACAACAGTGCAGTAAATTTCACAGCATATCTGACATACCATAGTTACGGGCAATACATCTTGTACCCATGGGGATATGACTCAGTGGTGCCTCCTGATTACCAGCAGCTAGATATTGTTGGAAAGGATGTTGCTAGG gccATACAACAAACAGGAGGCTCTGAATACAGTGTAGGGTCTTCCAGTGGCTTACTGTACCCTGCCGCTGGTGGCTCCGACGACTGGGCCAAGGCTAAGGGCATCAAATACACCTACACCATAGAGCTCAGTGACACGGGAAGATATGGCTTCATTCTCCCCGTGTCATACATAGAGCCTGTGGCTAGGGAGTCTCTAGCAGGCCTCAGGGTTTTAGCTGCTGCCGTTAATAAGGCATAG
- the LOC105380035 gene encoding carboxypeptidase B isoform X2: MQRAPSEAAQECPPWSFAMEPWRTLLVLAVAAAAAATPLIDQLAPGQEWPARSSVGQPGDSINEDVKVEDVFSGSTNETAVEEVDEEAFAKAVITKEVDLTKDEITKVDYSGAQVWKIQTNKRSVVAVVGRLRRRNLVSTWGGNHTHMDILVKPNAVKNVTRAFKRENITYDVLIEDLQRRIDEENPPLDENELSLQDRRGHKMTWKQYHRLEDIHQFMDYLAKTYPSIISVNSIGKSHEGRDLKVLRISDGKPTNKAVWIDGGIHAREWISPATVTYFINQFAENFDVESDDVKNIDWYILPVVNPDGYEFTHLGDRLWRKNRKPQGTTRVCFGADLNRNFGYRWGGKGSSNNPCSDIYRGSRAFSEPETKAVSDFINNSAVNFTAYLTYHSYGQYILYPWGYDSVVPPDYQQLDIVGKDVARAIQQTGGSEYSVGSSSGLLYPAAGGSDDWAKAKGIKYTYTIELSDTGRYGFILPVSYIEPVARESLAGLRVLAAAVNKA, from the exons AATGGCCCGCTCGTTCGTCTGTTGGTCAGCCGGGAGATTCAATAAATGAAGACGTCAAAGTTGAGGACGTCTTCTCTGGATCTACAAATGAGACTGCAGTGGAAGAAGTGGATGAAGAGGCATTCGCTAAAGCCGTAATAACGAAGGAAGTAGATCTGACAAAGGATGAAATCACTAAAGTTGACTACAGCGGGGCCCAAGTCTGGAagatacaaacaaacaaacgaaGCGTAGTGGCTGTCGTAGGCAGATTGAGACGAAGAAACC tcGTGTCAACATGGGGCGGAAATCATACGCACATGGATATACTTGTTAAACCTAACGCGGTCAAAAATGTTACAAGAGCTTTCAAGCGGGAGAACATCACATACGATGTCCTAATTGAAGATTTACAGAGACGAATCGATGAAGAAAACCCGCCATTGGATGAGAATGAATTGTCCCTTCAAGACAGACGAG GTCATAAAATGACGTGGAAGCAATACCACAGGCTGGAAGACATTCATCAATTCATGGACTACTTGGCGAAAACATACCCATCTATCATAAGCGTAAACAGCATTGGGAAATCCCACGAAGGGAGAGATTTAAAG gttTTACGTATATCAGATGGTAAGCCAACTAATAAAGCCGTGTGGATAGATGGAGGTATTCACGCTAGAGAATGGATAAGTCCTGCCACTGTCACTTATTTCATCAACCAGTTCGCCGAAAACTTCGACGTTGAGTCTGATGACGTCAAGAACATCGATTG GTACATTTTGCCAGTAGTTAACCCTGACGGCTATGAGTTTACTCATCTCGGTGATCGTCTATGGCGGAAGAACAGAAAACCACAGGGCACCACAAGGGTGTGTTTTGGCGCCGACCTCAACAGAAACTTTGG ataCCGATGGGGCGGCAAAGGTTCTTCAAACAACCCGTGCAGCGACATTTACCGCGGATCAAGAGCATTCTCAGAACCAGAAACCAAAGCTGTGTCT GATTTCATCAACAACAGTGCAGTAAATTTCACAGCATATCTGACATACCATAGTTACGGGCAATACATCTTGTACCCATGGGGATATGACTCAGTGGTGCCTCCTGATTACCAGCAGCTAGATATTGTTGGAAAGGATGTTGCTAGG gccATACAACAAACAGGAGGCTCTGAATACAGTGTAGGGTCTTCCAGTGGCTTACTGTACCCTGCCGCTGGTGGCTCCGACGACTGGGCCAAGGCTAAGGGCATCAAATACACCTACACCATAGAGCTCAGTGACACGGGAAGATATGGCTTCATTCTCCCCGTGTCATACATAGAGCCTGTGGCTAGGGAGTCTCTAGCAGGCCTCAGGGTTTTAGCTGCTGCCGTTAATAAGGCATAG